CCCTTCGAGGTCAGCATCGCCACGACAAGGATCGTGAGCTGCTGGCCGAAGCTGAGATCGAAACCGAGCGCCTGGGCGATGAACAGCGTCGCCAGCGTCATGTAGATGTTGGTGCCGTCCAGGTTGAACGAATAGCCCGTGGGCACCACGAGACCGACCACCGACTTGGAGCAGCCGAGACGCTCGAGCTTCTCCATCATGGACGGCAGCGCGCTCTCGGAGGACGAGGTGCCGAGCACGATCAGCAATTCGTCCTTGATGTAGGCCAGGAACTTGAAGATCGAGAACCCGGCGAGCCGCGCGATGATGCCGAGCACGACGAACACGAACAGCGCGGCAGTGAGGTAGAACGTCGCGATCAGGCCCATCAGGTTGAGGATCGCACCCGTCCCGAACTTGCCGATGGTGAAGGCCATCGCGCCGAAGGCGCCGACCGGTGCCGCACGCATCACGATCGAGATCACGCCGAACACCGCGTGCGCCGCATCGTCGATGAAGCTGCGGATCACGTGGCCGCGCTCGCCGAGCCCCATGATGGCGAAGCCGAACAGCACCGAGAACAGCAGCACCTGCAGGATCTCGCCCTGCGCGAAGGCGCCGACCACGGTGTCGGGAATGATGTGCAGGATGAAGTCGACGGATTTCTGCGCCTCCGCCTGCTTGGCGAAACCGGCGACGGCCTGCGCATTGGCGGCGGCATTGCCGAAGCCCGCGCCTGGCTTGATCACGTTGCCGATGATCAGGCCGATCACCAGCGCGAAGGTGGAGACGACCTCGAAATAGACCAGCGCCTTGATGCCGATACGTCCGACCTTCTTGGCGTCCTGGATGTGGGCGATGCCGGAGACCACGGTGCAGAAGATGATCGGGGCGATGACCATCTTGATCAGCTTGATGAAGCCGTCGCCGAGCGCCTTGATCCAGTCGTTGGTGGCGACGTGCGGCCACAGCCAGCCGACGATCGCGCCGAGCAGGATCGCGATCAGCACCTGTACGTAGAGAATTTTATACCACGGCTTGGCCGTAGCAGGTGCGGCCGGCGCGCCGGCCATCGTTGTCGTTGTCATTGTTTCGTTCCCCCTGAAAAATCAGAGCCAGCCAAGATCAACTTGGCCGGCCCTGTCAATTGGAACATTCCGTACGGTGGAATCTAGCCGCGTCTGTCGACGATCCGACGCGCAGCCGGCATTAGCGCCGCCCCGAGCGCATTCTTGATGACGGAGGCGAGGATGAACGGCGTAACGCCGACGGCCCAAGCCTTGGTCGCGCCGAGGCCGATGCCATAGGCCAGCCAACCGAAACCGCCGATGAAAATAACGACGTGGCCGACCGCCATCGCCGCAAACAACAGCATGACGTTGCGATCCCAGCCGCGTTCGGCGAGCCAGCCGGTGACGAAAGCGGCGGCCACGAAGCCGTAGAGATAACCCGCGGTCGGGCCGACCAGCGGTGCAATTCCACCGACCGGGCCCGCGAACACCGGCAGCCCCACCGCACCTTCGGCGAGGTAGGCAATCATGGTTGCGCTGCCAAGACGCCAGCCATAGCCGGCGCCGATCACCAGCACGACGAGCGTCTGCAACGTCATCGGCACATAAGGCAGCGGCAGGTTCACCTTGGCGGACAATGTCATCAGCGCGGTGCCGATCGCGATCAGCACGAAAGCGCGAACTGCGCTGACGGCTTCGCCGGGTCGGGTCGGCCACATCACTGCGGCGAGAGGAGAATGCGAGGTGGCGGCGGGCTGGACGATTCGGTCAGACAAGATGCACTCCGGAAGTGTCGCTAAAACTGGCGGCTATTTAAGCCAGTGAGCGATCCGGTCAACCGCCTCGCGCATCTCCGCGGCCGATCGTGCATAAGAGAATCTGATGAACGAGCGACCGTGAATCGGATCGAAGTCGACCCCCGGTGTTGCCGCAACGTGAGCCTTTTCCAGCATCTGCTTGGCGAAGTCGAAACTGTCGGACGTGAAATCCGAGACGTCGGCATAGAGATAGAACGCACCATCCGCCGGCAGGAACTTGCTGAGGCCCGCCTTGGGCAATCCCTCGATCAGGATGCGCCGGTTTTCCTGGTAGCCGTGCTTGATCTCCTCCATCTCGGCCGTGCCGTCGAACGCAGCCTCGGCGGCGATCTGCGACAGCGACGGCACCGAGATCGAGAGATTCTGCTGGAGCCGCTCGATCGGACGCACCAGCACGTCAGGCACGACCAT
The genomic region above belongs to Bradyrhizobium sp. CCBAU 53338 and contains:
- a CDS encoding dicarboxylate/amino acid:cation symporter, with translation MTTTTMAGAPAAPATAKPWYKILYVQVLIAILLGAIVGWLWPHVATNDWIKALGDGFIKLIKMVIAPIIFCTVVSGIAHIQDAKKVGRIGIKALVYFEVVSTFALVIGLIIGNVIKPGAGFGNAAANAQAVAGFAKQAEAQKSVDFILHIIPDTVVGAFAQGEILQVLLFSVLFGFAIMGLGERGHVIRSFIDDAAHAVFGVISIVMRAAPVGAFGAMAFTIGKFGTGAILNLMGLIATFYLTAALFVFVVLGIIARLAGFSIFKFLAYIKDELLIVLGTSSSESALPSMMEKLERLGCSKSVVGLVVPTGYSFNLDGTNIYMTLATLFIAQALGFDLSFGQQLTILVVAMLTSKGASGITGAGFITLAATLAVVDPRLVPGMAIVLGIDKFMSECRALTNLCGNGVACVIVAWWEGELDRDKLNARLSQQIDPTDMETAVTTD
- a CDS encoding biotin transporter BioY gives rise to the protein MWPTRPGEAVSAVRAFVLIAIGTALMTLSAKVNLPLPYVPMTLQTLVVLVIGAGYGWRLGSATMIAYLAEGAVGLPVFAGPVGGIAPLVGPTAGYLYGFVAAAFVTGWLAERGWDRNVMLLFAAMAVGHVVIFIGGFGWLAYGIGLGATKAWAVGVTPFILASVIKNALGAALMPAARRIVDRRG